The Scyliorhinus canicula chromosome 13, sScyCan1.1, whole genome shotgun sequence genome contains a region encoding:
- the LOC119976432 gene encoding LOW QUALITY PROTEIN: E3 ubiquitin-protein ligase TRIM39-like (The sequence of the model RefSeq protein was modified relative to this genomic sequence to represent the inferred CDS: deleted 2 bases in 1 codon), translating to MLDVINPVSVTLDVETANPWLKVSEDLKSLRWTGTQRSLPDTRKRFTHWPCVLGSEGFTSGRHYWEVEVMGNRGWRLGVAAESVERKGWVSLSLETGFWTIERRQDQFYINSSPESRLPVGQIPGKVGIYLSYESGTVSFYNVDPSPNLHTYTGNKFTEKLYPFFWTGDVNQFLRICSGSDPDRERGRASEW from the exons tctctgtgacCCTGGATGTGGAAACAGCGAATCCCTGGCTCAAAGTGTCTGAGGATCTGAAGAGTTTGAGATGGACCGGGACCCAGAGGAGTCTCCCTGACACCAGGAAGAGGTTTACACACTGGCCCTGTGTGCTGGGATCAGAGGGATTCACATCGGGGAGACATtactgggaggtggaggtgatggggaaTCGGGGCTGGAGACTGGGAGTAGCCGCAGAGTCTGTggagaggaagggctgggtcagtctgaGCCTAGAGACTGGATTCTGGACCATTGAGCGGCGTCAGGATCAGTTTTATATAAACTCCTCTCCTGAATCCCGTCTCCCTGTCGGTCAGATCCCCGGGAAGGTGGGAATTTATCTCAGTTATGAGTCTGGGACAGTTTCATTTTACAACGTGGAC CCAAGTCCCAATCTCCACACCTACACTGGGAATAAATTCACTGAGAAACTTTATCCTTTCTTCTGGACTGGAGATGTAAACCAGTTTCTGAGAATCTGCTCCGGTTCTGATCCTGATCGGGAAAGGGGCAGAGCCTCGGAGTGGTGA